The proteins below come from a single Psychrobacter sp. PL19 genomic window:
- a CDS encoding glycerophosphodiester phosphodiesterase, with translation MINLENTQLIGHRGARGEVLENTLSGFQHASRLRPRGLAGIEFDVQLTADEHLVIFHDETLQRLCGLQSRIDQLSLIEIQRQLQSGHQIISLDMLAQALPLSVQALPSSTPQKHTLNNLFGGSRFDGSRFAGARFSDNTNDDSLTTAVHKLAQFTHIELEIKTHPRTNYSKLVGALARYLVDTPLAGLPIVLTSFDLQLLAQLQRNKLLTHMPRGLLAHTPELLATAPNKALQLGCTRLGVYYPLLTQSVIQHCHRHNLPVSAWTVNDIDSIKQLVKWQVDVIITDIPTQLL, from the coding sequence ATGATAAACCTTGAAAACACGCAACTGATTGGTCATCGTGGCGCTCGCGGCGAAGTGCTAGAGAATACCTTGTCTGGATTTCAGCATGCTTCTCGCTTGAGGCCGCGTGGCTTGGCAGGAATTGAGTTTGACGTACAGCTGACAGCTGACGAGCATTTAGTGATCTTTCATGATGAAACCCTACAGCGCTTATGCGGTTTGCAATCCCGTATTGATCAATTGAGCCTGATTGAAATTCAGCGTCAACTGCAATCAGGACATCAGATCATCAGTCTAGACATGCTGGCGCAAGCACTGCCATTATCAGTGCAAGCACTGCCTTCCTCCACGCCACAGAAACACACGCTAAATAACTTATTTGGTGGGTCTAGATTTGATGGGTCTAGGTTTGCTGGGGCTAGGTTTTCTGACAATACTAATGATGATTCCCTAACAACAGCCGTGCATAAACTCGCACAATTTACCCATATTGAACTAGAAATTAAAACGCACCCCCGCACTAATTATTCAAAATTAGTTGGGGCGTTAGCGCGCTACTTGGTAGATACCCCACTTGCTGGGCTACCTATTGTGCTCACCAGCTTTGATCTACAACTACTCGCTCAGCTGCAGCGCAATAAATTATTGACCCATATGCCCAGAGGCTTACTGGCACACACACCAGAATTATTGGCGACTGCGCCCAATAAGGCATTGCAACTGGGCTGCACTCGACTTGGGGTCTATTATCCCCTACTGACTCAGTCAGTCATCCAACATTGCCACCGTCACAATTTACCAGTGAGCGCTTGGACAGTAAATGATATTGACAGTATTAAACAACTTGTGAAATGGCAAGTCGATGTGATTATTACCGATATCCCAACTCAACTATTATAA
- a CDS encoding cob(I)yrinic acid a,c-diamide adenosyltransferase yields the protein MGNRLSKIYTRTGDDGTTGMADGSRVSKADDLFSVMGDVDELNSHIGLVRAHFAQAVAAADANTQPLPDRLQQQEGQPAGADFTQALVIIQHLLFNVGGELAMPEYQAVYASHIEWLEQQIDAMNTTLPPLKDFILPTGSVLVSQLHVARCVCRRAERQAVILQQQRPQAIRSTAVSLINRLSDWLFVAARFCTDPEQVSEVLWDSQVLQKLEGNE from the coding sequence ATGGGCAATCGCTTAAGTAAAATTTACACTCGTACTGGAGATGATGGCACCACCGGTATGGCCGATGGTAGCCGTGTCAGCAAGGCCGATGACTTATTCAGCGTGATGGGTGATGTCGACGAGCTTAACTCGCATATTGGCCTAGTACGGGCACACTTTGCCCAAGCGGTAGCCGCAGCGGATGCCAATACGCAGCCGTTACCTGACCGTCTACAACAACAGGAAGGGCAGCCAGCAGGCGCTGATTTTACCCAGGCCTTGGTTATTATCCAGCATCTATTATTCAATGTTGGTGGTGAGCTGGCGATGCCAGAGTATCAAGCGGTGTACGCCAGCCATATCGAGTGGTTAGAGCAGCAGATTGATGCCATGAATACCACTTTACCGCCGCTCAAAGACTTTATTTTGCCGACCGGTTCGGTATTGGTCAGCCAACTGCATGTCGCACGTTGTGTCTGCCGCCGTGCCGAACGCCAAGCAGTGATACTACAACAACAACGCCCACAAGCCATTCGTAGCACTGCAGTAAGCTTAATCAATCGACTGTCTGATTGGTTATTTGTAGCTGCTCGCTTCTGCACTGACCCTGAGCAAGTTTCTGAAGTCTTATGGGACAGCCAAGTTTTACAAAAACTTGAGGGTAATGAATAG
- the cysS gene encoding cysteine--tRNA ligase translates to MTTTPLADAMSQLSIYDSMTGRKQTFTPLNAGQVGMYVCGMTVYDYCHIGHARVLVAFDLAVRWLKQLGYEVNYIRNITDIDDKIIARAAENSEDIGVLTQRFIAAMHEDAVALGCLTPNAEPRATDHIDEMQQMIETLVTGDYAYPADNGDVYYAVDSFADYGKLSKRNLDEMQAGSRVEVENVKRNPFDFVLWKAAKANEPQWASPWGQGRPGWHIECSAMSTKCLGNTFDIHGGGHDLQFPHHENEIAQSEAATGCEYARNWMHVGFINVDGEKMSKSLHNFFTIRDVMAKYHPETVRYFLLSSHYRSQVNFSDVALDEAHNSLSRLYHALKIAERQKGQALEVNETLINNAYASTAGQEFIAGMNDDFNSSAAISILFGLARDINKAIKAEDVESAWQLAQRLKALAQVLNILQQPVQQFLQAVIGEESDDSFSDSDIDNLIIERADAKTNKNFARADEIRVLLKEAGIELEDSRTGTTWRRA, encoded by the coding sequence ATGACTACCACACCACTTGCCGATGCCATGTCGCAGTTGTCCATCTATGATTCGATGACTGGACGTAAGCAGACATTCACGCCGCTTAATGCTGGTCAAGTGGGTATGTATGTGTGTGGCATGACGGTCTATGATTATTGTCATATTGGTCATGCGCGAGTGCTAGTGGCTTTTGATTTGGCGGTACGCTGGCTCAAGCAGTTGGGTTATGAGGTCAATTATATCCGCAATATTACCGATATTGATGACAAGATTATTGCCCGTGCTGCAGAAAATAGCGAAGATATTGGCGTATTAACCCAGCGCTTTATCGCAGCGATGCACGAAGATGCCGTCGCGCTTGGTTGCTTAACGCCTAATGCGGAACCGCGCGCGACTGATCATATTGATGAGATGCAGCAGATGATTGAGACCCTAGTCACCGGCGATTACGCCTATCCTGCTGATAATGGTGATGTCTATTATGCCGTCGATAGCTTTGCTGACTATGGCAAATTGTCCAAGCGCAACTTAGATGAGATGCAAGCTGGATCACGGGTCGAGGTTGAAAACGTTAAGCGCAATCCATTTGACTTTGTGTTATGGAAAGCGGCTAAAGCAAATGAACCACAGTGGGCGTCACCTTGGGGCCAAGGTCGTCCGGGCTGGCACATTGAGTGCTCGGCGATGTCGACTAAATGCTTGGGTAATACTTTTGATATTCACGGTGGTGGCCACGATTTACAGTTTCCGCATCATGAAAATGAGATTGCGCAGTCTGAAGCGGCTACTGGTTGTGAGTACGCGCGTAATTGGATGCACGTGGGCTTTATTAACGTCGATGGCGAAAAGATGTCCAAGTCTTTGCATAACTTTTTTACCATTCGCGATGTGATGGCAAAATACCATCCTGAAACCGTGCGTTACTTTCTACTATCCAGCCATTATCGCAGCCAAGTCAATTTCTCAGATGTGGCCCTAGATGAAGCACATAATAGCCTAAGCAGACTATATCATGCGCTAAAGATCGCGGAGCGACAAAAAGGACAGGCATTAGAGGTTAACGAAACCTTGATAAATAATGCTTATGCCAGTACGGCAGGACAAGAGTTTATCGCTGGCATGAATGATGACTTTAACAGCTCTGCTGCTATCAGTATTTTATTTGGGCTGGCACGTGACATTAATAAGGCTATTAAAGCTGAAGACGTGGAAAGTGCATGGCAGTTGGCGCAGCGGTTAAAAGCTCTGGCACAGGTACTCAATATATTACAGCAGCCAGTGCAGCAGTTCTTACAAGCCGTTATCGGTGAAGAGAGCGATGATAGCTTTAGTGATTCTGATATTGATAATTTGATCATTGAACGCGCCGATGCCAAAACCAATAAAAACTTTGCTCGTGCCGACGAGATTCGGGTGCTGTTGAAAGAGGCCGGTATTGAGCTTGAAGACAGTCGCACTGGCACTACCTGGCGTCGCGCCTAA
- a CDS encoding mechanosensitive ion channel family protein — translation MKTHCKLINTKTGHLCTHHAELKAADNNLYACYINNFINKANSNSVKLLIGFLVMLLSLLYIPAQAATNDNEERNPSAPTKNEPDNLADYAAQKIETIKNKNIDLSEIARETINPTEQTAVQQAGHLQGETSLTGEYNENYYPLDALNSGLPPLATPPNLSTPLATLEFFQSAIMKQQFDLAAYALNMNLIDSDVQLSRSLELSKRLDFLLTKKKLYVFDKLPDRPDGLIEPPLGSNNSVTGIPRRSIQLGYMEYRERRVPMYLQRVRVEDNAPIWVFSEQTVGNIDSLYDQYQPTQFERYLPTWMGLRFFSIAVWEFLALVLFFSFTMGVGWLLSTGTEKIINRFAADKRYTIDVGSSNSVADLVSKLTVPLTFTISFSLVFTLVSGGFPYLDAVASSTRPIIWLGLVFSALRLGIRVINFFANRYQDLQIENLSEENFDKGRRRRTYASVFRRMFIFVMILGSIWIGLSEFTNINGLGRALLTSAGIAGVVIGVAAQPSLGNIIAGIQVAITQPVRIGDTVMMEGHWSTIEDLRYTYAVLKTWDERRLIVPMRYLITEIIENWSHTESHQTGVVYLHLDYGADIDTIRQKYIEVVKANELWDGKSEPELFVVSVSENSIKIRGSQAANSPYNAWILASSVREEMLSYINQEQKEYLPTERFTFKDSHQ, via the coding sequence ATGAAAACCCACTGTAAGCTTATCAATACTAAAACTGGTCATCTCTGTACTCATCATGCTGAATTAAAAGCGGCGGATAACAACCTTTATGCTTGCTACATTAATAATTTTATTAATAAGGCTAATAGCAATAGTGTCAAATTATTGATTGGCTTTTTAGTCATGTTGCTTAGTTTGCTTTACATTCCTGCCCAGGCTGCTACCAATGATAATGAAGAGCGCAATCCGTCAGCACCAACCAAAAATGAGCCAGATAACTTGGCTGATTACGCCGCCCAGAAGATTGAAACTATCAAAAATAAAAATATTGATCTCTCTGAAATAGCTCGTGAAACGATTAACCCTACTGAACAAACGGCTGTGCAGCAAGCAGGGCATTTGCAAGGGGAGACGAGCCTAACAGGAGAGTACAATGAAAACTACTATCCGCTAGACGCTCTCAACAGTGGGTTACCGCCATTAGCAACGCCGCCTAATTTATCAACGCCACTGGCCACTTTGGAGTTTTTTCAGTCGGCTATTATGAAGCAACAGTTTGATTTGGCCGCTTATGCGCTAAATATGAATTTGATTGATAGCGATGTGCAGCTTAGTCGCTCACTTGAATTGTCCAAGCGTTTAGATTTTTTATTAACCAAAAAAAAACTATATGTCTTTGATAAGTTGCCCGATCGCCCTGATGGTCTGATTGAACCACCTCTTGGTAGTAATAACAGCGTGACAGGTATTCCCAGACGTTCTATTCAGCTCGGATACATGGAATACCGTGAGCGCCGTGTACCTATGTATTTACAACGTGTGCGAGTTGAGGATAATGCGCCGATTTGGGTGTTTTCTGAGCAAACGGTCGGTAATATCGACAGTCTTTATGATCAATATCAACCCACGCAGTTTGAGCGTTATTTACCTACTTGGATGGGGTTACGGTTTTTTAGTATTGCAGTATGGGAATTTTTAGCGCTCGTTTTATTTTTCTCATTTACTATGGGTGTGGGTTGGTTACTGAGCACAGGAACCGAAAAAATTATCAACCGGTTTGCAGCCGACAAAAGATACACTATCGATGTTGGCAGTAGTAATAGTGTGGCGGACTTGGTCAGTAAGTTGACCGTGCCGTTGACGTTTACCATCAGCTTTTCTTTAGTATTCACTCTAGTCTCCGGTGGCTTTCCTTATTTAGATGCCGTGGCGTCCTCCACCCGTCCGATTATTTGGCTTGGCCTGGTATTCAGCGCGCTGCGGCTCGGCATACGAGTCATCAACTTTTTTGCCAATCGCTACCAAGATTTACAAATTGAAAATTTAAGTGAAGAGAACTTCGATAAAGGACGCCGCCGCCGTACTTATGCATCAGTATTTCGGCGCATGTTTATCTTTGTGATGATCCTAGGCAGTATTTGGATTGGCCTTAGTGAATTTACCAATATTAATGGGCTTGGTAGGGCCTTATTGACCTCAGCAGGTATTGCTGGTGTGGTTATTGGTGTTGCCGCGCAGCCTAGCTTGGGCAATATTATTGCGGGTATACAGGTGGCAATCACTCAGCCAGTACGCATTGGCGATACAGTGATGATGGAAGGTCATTGGAGTACTATCGAAGATTTACGCTATACCTATGCGGTGCTAAAAACCTGGGATGAGCGGCGCTTAATTGTCCCGATGCGCTATCTTATTACTGAAATCATAGAAAACTGGTCGCATACCGAATCGCACCAAACTGGTGTGGTGTATTTACATCTTGATTATGGTGCTGATATCGACACTATACGCCAAAAATATATTGAAGTGGTCAAGGCGAATGAGTTATGGGATGGGAAGTCGGAGCCTGAGCTATTTGTAGTATCAGTCAGTGAAAATAGTATCAAAATAAGGGGCAGTCAGGCCGCAAATAGTCCTTACAATGCTTGGATATTAGCAAGCAGTGTGCGTGAGGAAATGCTCAGCTATATTAATCAGGAACAAAAAGAGTATCTACCAACAGAGCGTTTTACCTTTAAAGACAGCCATCAATAG
- the guaB gene encoding IMP dehydrogenase, whose translation MLRIVHEAFTFDDVLLLPAYSEVLPKTADLSTRLTKSITLNLPLISAAMDTVTESEMAITMAQLGGLGILHKSMDIDKQATQVRRVKKFEAGTVVDPITVHPEMTIGELLRLTQDNNISGVPVVEKGTDKVVGIVTHRDWRFETNLSLPVSHIMTPKEQLVTVHEGESNENIKKLLHEHRIEKVIVIDDDFRLRGLITVNDFAKAENNPNACKDDHGRLRVGAAVGTGADTQARVEALIAADVDVIVVDTAHGHSKGVIDKVSWIKKNFPHVQVIGGNIATGDAAKALRDAGADAVKVGIGPGSICTTRIIAGIGVPQISAIDSVASALQDSIPLIADGGIRYSGDMAKAIAAGASCIMVGSLMAGTEEAPGEVELFQGRYYKAYRGMGSLGAMSGQNGSSDRYFQDAKDGVEKLVPEGIEGRVPYKGPVAGIVNQLVGGLRSSMGYTGCATIEEMRSKPQFIKVTSAGMKESHVHDVQITKEAPNYRVD comes from the coding sequence ATGTTACGTATTGTCCATGAAGCCTTCACCTTTGATGACGTTTTATTGTTACCAGCCTATTCTGAAGTCCTGCCAAAAACTGCCGATCTGTCTACTCGCCTGACCAAAAGTATTACCTTAAATTTACCGTTAATTTCTGCTGCTATGGATACGGTTACTGAGTCTGAAATGGCCATTACTATGGCACAGTTAGGTGGGTTAGGTATCTTGCATAAAAGTATGGATATTGATAAGCAGGCCACTCAAGTGCGCCGCGTCAAAAAATTCGAAGCGGGTACAGTAGTTGATCCTATTACTGTCCATCCAGAGATGACTATTGGTGAACTATTAAGATTGACCCAAGATAATAATATCTCAGGTGTGCCTGTAGTAGAGAAGGGTACTGATAAAGTTGTCGGTATCGTTACTCATCGTGACTGGCGTTTTGAAACCAATTTATCATTACCGGTCAGTCATATCATGACCCCAAAAGAACAGCTGGTCACCGTTCATGAAGGTGAAAGCAACGAGAATATTAAGAAACTACTGCATGAACACCGTATTGAAAAAGTCATTGTTATTGATGATGACTTTCGTCTGCGCGGTCTGATTACCGTTAATGACTTTGCTAAAGCTGAAAACAACCCAAATGCTTGTAAAGATGATCATGGTCGCTTGCGTGTTGGCGCGGCCGTCGGTACTGGCGCAGACACCCAAGCGCGCGTTGAAGCTTTAATCGCTGCTGACGTAGATGTTATTGTTGTTGATACAGCGCACGGACATTCAAAAGGCGTGATTGATAAAGTATCTTGGATCAAAAAGAACTTTCCACATGTTCAAGTTATCGGTGGCAATATCGCAACGGGTGATGCGGCAAAAGCCCTACGTGACGCTGGTGCTGATGCCGTTAAAGTGGGTATCGGTCCAGGATCTATTTGTACTACCCGTATTATCGCTGGTATTGGTGTGCCACAAATATCAGCTATCGATAGCGTAGCTAGTGCATTACAAGATAGCATTCCGCTGATTGCTGATGGCGGCATTCGCTATTCAGGAGATATGGCAAAAGCTATCGCTGCTGGCGCTTCGTGCATCATGGTCGGTTCACTAATGGCAGGTACAGAAGAAGCGCCAGGTGAAGTTGAGCTGTTCCAAGGCCGCTATTACAAAGCCTATCGCGGTATGGGTAGCCTAGGTGCCATGTCAGGTCAGAACGGTTCATCAGATCGCTACTTCCAAGATGCCAAAGATGGGGTCGAAAAACTGGTTCCAGAAGGCATTGAAGGTCGCGTTCCTTATAAAGGTCCAGTAGCGGGTATCGTTAACCAATTGGTTGGTGGCTTGCGCTCATCGATGGGCTATACTGGCTGTGCGACTATTGAAGAGATGCGTAGCAAACCCCAGTTTATCAAAGTCACATCTGCTGGTATGAAAGAGTCGCATGTTCATGATGTGCAGATTACCAAAGAAGCACCAAACTACCGAGTCGACTAA
- the glmM gene encoding phosphoglucosamine mutase, which yields MSYFGTDGIRGKFGKMPITPDFILKLGYATGQVLIANNDNPERKPSVVIGKDTRLSGYVIEGALQAGFNAAGVDVHLLGPLPTPAIAHLTRSFHADAGVVISASHNPYYDNGIKFFAADGKKLTDEMQNAINDKLKVVMSATDGEGNHLSMPILDPAELGKNYRIGDAKGRYIEFCKGSFPYQHDLSQLKIVVDCANGAGYSVAPRVMRELGATVIAINNTPDGLNINADCGSTHPEGLQQAVLDHDADIGIGLDGDGDRIVLVDEAGKLVDGDGILYVLATQGQTRVAGVAGTLMSNMGLELALQAKGIGFVRAKVGDRYVMQELEAKGWILGGEPSGHILCLDKSRTGDAIIAGLQVLAIMQEQNKALSYLTEGFDVLPQKLVNIRLSQMQDPYAYEELIVAFEKASITLEGRGRLLIRQSGTEPMIRVMVESDDEIECDMIANGLANHIKAVLG from the coding sequence ATGAGTTACTTCGGCACCGATGGTATTCGTGGCAAGTTTGGCAAAATGCCTATTACGCCTGATTTCATTTTAAAATTAGGCTATGCGACTGGACAGGTGCTAATAGCAAATAACGATAATCCTGAGCGTAAACCCAGTGTGGTCATCGGTAAAGATACTCGGCTTTCAGGCTACGTGATTGAAGGCGCGTTGCAAGCAGGCTTTAATGCGGCAGGGGTAGATGTCCATTTGTTAGGACCTTTGCCAACACCTGCCATTGCTCATTTAACTCGTAGCTTTCATGCAGATGCTGGCGTGGTAATCTCAGCGTCGCACAACCCCTATTATGATAATGGCATCAAATTCTTTGCAGCAGATGGTAAAAAGCTTACTGATGAGATGCAAAATGCAATTAACGATAAATTAAAAGTTGTCATGAGTGCAACTGACGGTGAAGGCAATCATTTATCGATGCCGATCCTCGATCCGGCAGAGTTGGGTAAAAATTATCGGATTGGCGATGCTAAAGGTCGCTATATTGAGTTCTGTAAAGGCAGTTTCCCTTATCAACATGATTTAAGCCAACTAAAAATAGTGGTAGATTGTGCTAATGGTGCCGGCTACAGTGTGGCACCTAGGGTAATGCGTGAACTTGGCGCTACCGTAATTGCTATTAATAATACGCCGGATGGTTTAAACATTAATGCTGATTGTGGCTCCACTCATCCTGAAGGGCTGCAACAGGCCGTTTTAGACCATGATGCTGATATTGGCATTGGTCTTGATGGTGATGGTGATCGCATCGTGCTAGTGGATGAAGCTGGTAAGCTAGTCGATGGTGACGGTATTTTATATGTGCTCGCCACGCAAGGTCAAACGCGAGTCGCTGGCGTGGCGGGTACGTTAATGAGCAACATGGGTCTAGAGCTGGCACTACAGGCAAAAGGCATTGGTTTCGTTCGTGCAAAAGTCGGTGATCGCTACGTGATGCAAGAGCTAGAAGCCAAGGGTTGGATACTAGGTGGTGAACCGTCCGGGCATATTCTGTGTTTAGACAAGAGCCGTACTGGGGACGCTATTATTGCAGGCCTACAAGTGCTGGCAATCATGCAAGAGCAAAATAAAGCGCTCAGCTACCTTACTGAAGGTTTTGACGTGTTGCCACAAAAATTGGTTAATATACGCTTATCTCAGATGCAGGATCCTTATGCGTATGAAGAGTTGATTGTCGCCTTTGAAAAAGCGAGTATCACCCTAGAAGGACGTGGCCGCTTGCTGATTCGACAGTCGGGTACCGAGCCCATGATTCGTGTTATGGTTGAGTCAGATGATGAGATAGAATGTGATATGATTGCCAATGGCTTGGCCAATCATATTAAAGCGGTATTGGGCTGA
- the pdxH gene encoding pyridoxamine 5'-phosphate oxidase, whose protein sequence is MDFTDQRLSYDKGSLDQQLVPASPFELLKGWIGEATEQQVQEPYAMSLATCGADNKPSVRIVLMREVTETGVVFYTNYESAKAQDIAENPNAEVLFFWHELERQIRISGSIAKIDADKSSAYFQKRPHDSQVGAWVSQPQSGKVASREAMEQTFDQLQADYPENTSVPTPEFWGGYEITVNEIEFWQGRANRMHDRIVYSRDDSGSDDSNDSAVSWNTKRLLP, encoded by the coding sequence ATGGATTTTACTGATCAGCGTCTATCTTATGATAAAGGCAGCCTTGATCAACAATTAGTACCCGCATCACCGTTTGAGCTATTGAAAGGCTGGATTGGGGAGGCGACTGAGCAGCAAGTACAAGAGCCCTATGCGATGAGTCTTGCCACTTGCGGCGCTGATAATAAACCCAGTGTGCGTATTGTACTGATGCGTGAAGTTACTGAAACTGGCGTGGTATTTTATACCAATTATGAAAGTGCTAAAGCGCAAGATATCGCTGAAAACCCCAATGCTGAAGTGTTGTTCTTTTGGCACGAGCTGGAGCGCCAAATTCGTATCAGTGGTAGCATTGCTAAAATAGATGCGGACAAATCATCCGCCTATTTCCAAAAACGTCCGCATGACAGCCAAGTCGGCGCGTGGGTCAGTCAACCACAAAGTGGCAAAGTTGCCAGTCGTGAGGCAATGGAGCAGACTTTCGACCAGCTGCAAGCTGATTACCCAGAAAATACTTCAGTGCCAACTCCAGAGTTTTGGGGCGGCTATGAGATTACGGTTAATGAAATTGAATTTTGGCAAGGTCGGGCCAATCGTATGCATGACCGTATCGTCTATAGCCGTGACGATAGTGGCAGTGATGACAGTAATGACAGTGCCGTAAGTTGGAACACCAAACGCCTACTGCCATAA
- a CDS encoding glutathione S-transferase family protein yields the protein MIRLHHLNQSRSLRILWLLEELGEPYEIISHQRDANTYLAPASLKAVHPLGKSPVIEMDGQLYSESGAITELLIERFAPDRLRPALNSAEYGHYLQWIDFAESSLMLPLMLELFTKKAGIHDNEFLNGYIDKEKTRLFKYLDAAVEGKSFIVGNQLSGADFMLSFDLIILAQRQKLEAYPHIRQYADKLAGLDSYQRAMRLEADYDETNRT from the coding sequence ATGATTCGCTTACACCACCTTAATCAATCACGTTCGCTACGCATTTTATGGCTCTTAGAAGAATTAGGTGAGCCGTACGAAATTATTAGTCATCAGCGAGATGCTAACACTTATCTGGCACCAGCCAGCTTAAAAGCCGTTCATCCTCTTGGCAAGTCGCCGGTCATCGAAATGGATGGTCAGTTATACTCAGAATCGGGTGCAATCACTGAATTATTGATTGAACGCTTTGCGCCAGATCGCTTGCGACCTGCTCTTAATAGTGCAGAATATGGTCATTATCTACAGTGGATTGACTTTGCTGAAAGCTCGCTAATGTTGCCATTGATGCTTGAATTGTTCACCAAAAAAGCAGGCATTCATGATAATGAGTTTTTGAATGGTTATATCGATAAAGAAAAGACCAGATTGTTCAAGTATTTGGATGCAGCGGTCGAGGGTAAGTCTTTCATTGTAGGCAATCAACTTAGCGGTGCTGACTTTATGCTGTCATTCGACTTGATCATTCTTGCTCAACGTCAGAAACTGGAGGCGTATCCGCATATTAGACAATACGCAGACAAGCTGGCCGGCCTTGACAGCTATCAGCGTGCGATGCGCCTTGAAGCTGATTATGATGAGACTAACCGTACTTAG
- a CDS encoding type 1 glutamine amidotransferase domain-containing protein: MNILMVLTSHDRLGDTGKKTGFWLEEFAAPYYAFLDAGANVTLASPAGGQPPLDPGSDTPDAQTKDTTRFKEDSDAQKHLADTKKLADMKAEDFDSVFYPGGHGPLWDLAVDKDSINLIETFVKQDKPVAFVCHSPAALKNVKIDGEYLVKGKKVTGFTNSEEEAVGLTDVVPFLVEDALKANGGNYQKAADWESFVVEDGLLITGQNPASSEEAAKRLLTKLKG, encoded by the coding sequence ATGAATATTTTAATGGTTTTAACATCACACGATCGTTTAGGTGATACTGGTAAAAAAACTGGTTTTTGGCTAGAAGAATTTGCCGCTCCTTACTATGCGTTTTTGGATGCTGGCGCAAATGTTACACTTGCCTCTCCTGCTGGCGGTCAACCACCACTTGATCCTGGTAGCGACACCCCAGATGCACAAACAAAAGATACCACACGTTTTAAAGAAGACTCTGATGCGCAAAAGCATCTTGCCGACACTAAGAAACTCGCTGATATGAAAGCTGAAGACTTTGATTCAGTGTTTTATCCTGGTGGTCACGGCCCATTATGGGATTTGGCAGTGGATAAAGACTCTATCAATCTGATCGAGACTTTCGTTAAACAAGACAAACCTGTAGCCTTCGTTTGCCATTCTCCAGCAGCCCTTAAAAACGTTAAAATCGATGGCGAATACCTGGTAAAAGGTAAAAAAGTCACTGGCTTTACCAACTCAGAAGAAGAGGCGGTTGGCCTTACAGATGTGGTGCCTTTCTTAGTAGAAGATGCGCTTAAAGCCAATGGCGGTAATTACCAAAAAGCAGCTGATTGGGAATCGTTTGTGGTAGAAGATGGCTTGTTAATCACAGGGCAAAACCCAGCATCATCAGAAGAAGCGGCCAAACGCTTACTGACTAAGCTCAAAGGCTAA